The nucleotide sequence GCGCCGATGGATTTGCTGTCGTATTCGAAGATGGATTGACCATGGCTTGGTGCCTCGCTGAGGCGTACATTTCTTGGAATGATGGCGTTGAATACTTTCTCGCCAAAGTGGTTCTTAATCTCGGTCACAACTTGGTGACTTAGATTATTCCGGATATCAAACATCGTCAGAACGATGCCTTCGATATGCAGTTGAGGATTCAAATTCTTTTTGATTAGTCCTGCCGTATTCAAAAGCTGACTAAGCCCTTCAAGTGCATAGTACTCACACTGAAGAGGCACCAGGAAACTGTCCGCCGCATTCAGGGAATTCAAAGTCAAAAGACCCAAAGATGGAGGGCAATCAATGATCACGAAGTCATATTGATCAGCCACAGTGGCAATCGCCTGCTTAAGACGGTATTCACGCTGCGGCATATCAACCAATTCAATCTCCGCACCCACTAGGTCAGGATTAGCTGTGGATACTTGAAGGTTTGGATTGGAGGTTTTTTGAGTAGCCTCGGTCAGAGTTTTCTCGCCGATAAGCACATGGTAGCTATTCGCATCCTGGCTATCGTATCTTTTGATACCCAAACCGCTGGAGGCATTCCCCTGAGGGTCCATGTCGATCAAAAGAACTCTTTTTCCAAGAGACGCCAAGGCGGAGGAGAGGTTCACAGACGTCGTTGTCTTACCAACACCACCCTTTTGATTCGCTATGCAGATTGTTTTTGCCATTTTTCCTCCTTGAGATAAAAAAGTCCTCCTTTTTGCGTGAACATTCAAGAATAAAGACTAGTTTTTCGCGCCACACCTTATGTTTTTCGCTGTTTTTGCCGATGTTCCACGTGGAACAAGTGTATTTATGAGATTAATCACCCTGTGCATCCTCAGTTTGTGCCTCTTAGCCTGTAATAAGCCCGATCCACATCCGGAGCTGAAGGATCCTATATACACCGACTACAAATCACAGCTTGGCGCCACATCCGCTGCCCTTGAATCCGAAAAGAAAGGTCTTGAGGGTTTCGAGAAAGAACTGGCTGAGGTAATTCCACAAACAGGTCAAATTAAGTACGCCCAAAAGCGCGTGCGTGAATCAAAAGAAAAGATCGTCCGCCTGGAGCAGGAAAAGCAGTATCTCGAACTAAAAATCGAGGCCCGCCGCAAAGAATCCATACGCTCTTATAATAAAGCCTTTAAAAAGGGCGAGACTTGGCCCGACCCGCAAGAGTGGGCGTCCTATCAGACCGAGCAGCGCTTTAGAAACGCCAAAAAAAGCTGGGATGTGAAAGAAAGAATGAAAGAAGTCGGCCTTGGGGAAGAAAAAACCCCCGAACCAGCGGCCGGGGGTCATCATTAGTGTCTTTTTGAATGTTCCACGTGGAACATCACGCGATTTTGTCTGTTTTCACCACTGAAAACTTAATAGCCCCGATCGGAAGCTTGTATTCCCCCACAAGGGAGGGCGTCCATACGGAACAAAGCTGGGTCGGGATATCTCCCACTTCAATCCCCCACTCTTCGCTCTTCAGGTGATAGAAAACGCCACCCTTAGGGACCACTTTCCGGGTTATCATAATAGACTTGGAAATATTCGCCAGGCCCCGAGCCATCACATAGTTCATGGATCCGTCCGGGAAAGATTCAATGGTTTTGTTCTCGACCGTCACATTTGCGAGCTTTAAAACACCCGCGACGTGGGTCAGGAACTCGCACTTCTTCTGATCGAACTCTACCAGGACCACTTGCACCTTCGGGTACAAAAGAGCGAACACCAGACCCGGGAAGCCGTTGCCGGACCCCAGGTCATAGATTCTATCTAGGTTTGGATTGGATTTCATGATGGCCTGAGAGGCCAGAATAGAATCAGCAAAATGAAGAGCGTCGGCCACAAAAACCGTTTTGGCTGAAATAAGATTCAGAGTGCGGTTAAACTTTAGAAGCTCTTCGTGATAGGTCTTAAGTCGAGTCCTGAGATCTGGACTTAGATCAGGGAACCACTCATCAATGCGCCAGTATACTATCGGTGCTGCCTGTTCCTGATTGTCCTTCAAGCCCCATCTCCTTGATCTTTTTATGACCTTTTAGATGGATCATTATAGCCTGAATAGCGGATGGATTAACACCACTTATCCTTTGAGCTTGACCTAAGGTACGGGGCTTGACGCGTAGCAGCTTATCCTTCTCTTCATTGGAAAGACCGCGGATTTCACCGTACGCCAAGTCGTCTGGAAGTAGCATTTCTTCCAGTCTTTTTGACTGAACGATGAGGTCCATCTGGCGTTTTACGTAACCCGAGTACTTCACTTCAATTTCAACCGGCTCAACTACATTTGGATCCGGATCCAGCTCGAAATTCAGAAGTTCCAAGTGTGAACTCGTAAGTTCAGGACGACGCAGCAACTCTTCGAAAGTTAAAGACTTCGACATAGCTGGAGTCGGAATTGTCGCCAAAATAGCCTGGATATCTTTGGTCGGATAAAGCACGGTATTCTTCAAACGATCATGCAAAACCTGACGGCGCTCACGCAGATTCGTCAAAAGCTCAAAAGACTCTGCAGAAACAAGACCCAGTTTGCGACCCAGGTCACTCAACCTGTCGATAGTATTGTCTTCTCGCAAAACCAAACGGTGTTCTGCGCGCGAAGTGAACATGCGATACGGTTCGCGCGTACCTTTCGTCACAAGATCGTCGATCATCACACCCATATAGGCTTGATCGCGACCCAATATGAATTCCTCACGACCCAAAATACTGTGAGCCGCATTGATTCCGGCAATCAGACCCTGAGCGGCTGCTTCCTCATAACCGGAAGTTCCGTTGATTTGACCTGCCAGGAACAACTGACGAATTGTTCTGGTTTCCAGGCGATGCCAGATCTGAGTCGGCTCAATATAGTCGTACTCAACCGCATAGCCGTATCTTGCAACTTTCACGTTCTCAAGACCCGGAATGGTTTTTAAAAAACGATCCTGAACTTCTTCAGGAAGACTGGTGGAAATACCCTGCAGATAAATCAAATCTGTGGAAAGACCTTCCGGCTCCAGGAATGTCTGGTGACTGGTTCTTTCGGCAAAACGAGTGATCTTGTCTTCAATCGAAGGGCAATAACGAGGGCCCACACCTTCAATAATCCCGCAGTACATAGGGGATTTATCCAGATTCCCACGGATGATATCATGGGTTTCTTCAGTGGTGCGGGTCAGGTAACAAAGCACCTGGGGAAGTTTCAATTTATCGGAAGAGCGGAAGCTGAAAGGATAAACCTTTTCATCCCCGGCTTGTGGGACCGTTTTAGACCAGTCGATGGAATCTTTCAGCAAACGTGCCGGAGTTCCGGTTTTAAGTCTTTTTACTTCAAAACCAAATTGCGCCAACTGATCAGACAGACCGATGGAAGGATGATCCCCTACACGACCGCCGGCTTCCTGGCGAAGACCGATATGCATGACCCCGTTCATGAACGTGCCGGTGGTGATGATGGTCGCTTTGGCGAAAATTTCAGAACCATCCTGCAGAACCACGCCCACACACAGATCCTTTTCCAGAATCAGGCGTTTTACTTCACTTTGAAGAACCTCAAGGTTTGGCTGGTTGTACAAAGCATCTTTTTGGAACTGAGAATACAAATGCTTGTCGTTCTGAACACGGGTGCCGCGAACTGCGGGACCTTTCGAGGCATTCAAGCGTTTGTACTGGATGCAGGTTTCATCAGCTGCAACACCCATCTGACCGCCCAGCACATCGATCTCTCGAACCATGTGTCCCTTGGCAAGGCCCCCGATGGACGGGTTGCAACTCATATAACCGATACGATCCGTGTTGGTGGTGACCATCAGAGTGTTCAAACCCAAACGTGCGGAAGACAGACACGCCTCAATACCCGCGTGGCCGGCACCGACAACAATCACATCATATTTTTTGTTAGCCATAATTATTTCCCGATACAAAACTCTTTAAAGACCCGGTCCATGATCTGATCATCAAACCGCTTCCCTAAAGTTTCGTGAATCGCAATGAGAGCTTCTTTAAACTCAAGAGCCAAAAACTCAGCACCTAACCCTTGCGCCACGACTGATTGTGAACGTTGGGTGTTTTCAAGGGCGCGGGAAAGATTCTCAAAATGACGGGCATTGGAAATCAACACTGTGTTTTCCACCTGCAAATCGGCGAACTCTTTCACCAGGTCCTTAAGCACCTCGGAACGCACCTTTTTATCAAGAGCGCTGACAAAGAACACCCTTCTTGTGAAGAAAGCCGCGGGGTCTGTAAGTTTTTGGAAAAATTTACTGTTTTTAATTGTTTTTTCGACAGTTTCCAGGGGTTTAGACCCCCCAATTTTGTCGGTTTTATTGGCCAGAATATAGGTTTTCGCCGGATCCAAGGACTCCAGAATCTGAAGTTCCTCAGCCCCCAGGCCCTTTTCGATGTCGTAAACAAAGAACACCACATCGGATTCATTCTGAGCTTCATAACTTTTCTGAATACCGATCCGCTCCACCAAATCGGTGGCTTCATCACGAAGACCGGCGGTATCCACGAAAGTGAATTTCACACCCTCGAAAGTCGTATCCCCGTGAATCACATCACGTGTGGTGCCTGGGATGTCCGTCACAATGGCACGTTCATCTTCCAGGAACAAGTTCAGCAAACTTGATTTCCCCACATTCGGAAGGCCCGTCAGAACAATGCGGAAACCATCTTTCAGCAGACGTCCCACTTTAAAAGTGGCCACCAGCTCTTTCAGACCCGCTTCGATTTTTTTTAAACGAACCTGAATGATATTTTCTTCGATGACTTCAATGCCTTCGGTGGAAAAATCAATACTGGCTTCGGCGTGCGCCAGAATCCAGGTCATGTCGTCTTCGATTTCTTCAAGCTTTTGGGAAAGGGTCCCTTTAAGCTGGCGCAGAGCCAGTTTCGCGGCCTGCTGACTTTGGGATTCGATCAAAGAAAGAACGGATTCCGCCTGAACCAGATCCAGCTTTCCGTTCATGAACGCACGGAAAGTGAATTCCCCGCGATCCGCCGGACGAGCACCCAGATTGATCAATTGATTCAAGATTGTTTGGCAGATCAGCGGGCTTCCATGGCAGGAGATTTCAATAACCTCTTCACCGGTGAAAGAGCGGCCTTCTTTGAAGTAGGTTGCCAGAACCTCATCAATCTCATCGCCTGATTGGGAGTTTTTCAGATTCCCGAAATAGACTTTGTGAGACTCAGGATGTGCCGGCAAAAACTGGCAGATTTTAGAGACGATATTTAAAGTCTGGGGGCCACTGATTCTGATAACAGAGATTCCGCCCACTCCGTGAGGAGTGGAGATCGCACAGATTGTATCCTTATCACGATCTTGGCGGATCATAGGCCCCACTTTAGGGCTCACTAATCGTGAGCCACTTCCTCGTTACCAGCAGCGTTTGGATTGCCGCCTTTAGCTGGATAAATTTTGATTTTTTTGTACAGACCATCACCCAAAGAGCGGCTTTTTACGCGCGGATCCTTTGCCAGGTACTGGTGAACAACTTTGCGATCTTTCGGCGGAAGAGCTCTGTAATAAACAGACTTCCCCTGCTCGATGCAGATTGCTTTCAGATTTTCCGCGCGCTCGATCAGCGCATTTGCGGATTCATCACGGTATCCACCGCAGTCCACTGTGATATTTGTCTTATCGTCAGGGAAGTTGTGCTGGATCACGCGTTTCAGGAACAACTGGAATGCATCCAGCATCTGTCCTTTTTTGTCTTTCAGAATCTCTTCATCAGCGCCAGAGAACTGAACAGCCAAAGTTACGGAGCCGTCTTCTTCTTTCTCGGTCACGATCTCAAAAGACAGTTCAAACTGAGCTTTCTCGATGATCCCTTCCAAAGTTTTTTCAACAAGGGCTTCCACTTCGTTGTTAGCACCTTTGCTTTTCCCCCCGAAAAGCTTACTAAAAAAACCCATTATGCCTCCTATTTATAAATAAAAAATAATTCTAAAACTTTCACCCAAGGACTAAGCAGTTACCGCTTTGGTCTTTGGCTCTCTCATGATCAGCCATTGCTGGATGATACCAAACAGGGTGCTGACAACCATGTAAAGAGTCAGACCGGCTGGAAGCTGCAACATGAACAAAGAGAACACCACTGGCAGGAACGCCATGATTTTCGCCTGAGTCGGATCCATCGTGCTTGGAGTGATCTTCTGCTGGATGAACATGAAGACCGCCATGGAAACCGGCAACACATAGAACTTATCGTGAGAGCTCAAATCCGTGATCCAGAAGATGAACGGAGAATTATAAAGTTCGATGGAAGAACCAATCACGCGGTACAGAGCGAAGAACACCGGAATCTGAAGCAGCATCGGCAGACAGCCACCCAGAGGATTTGCGCCGTTTTGTTTCATCACGGCCATCATTTCCTGGTTCAAACGCATTGGATCTTCTTTGTATTTTTCACGCAAGTTTTGAATGATCGGCTGAACCTTTTGCATCGCCTTCATGGATTTGAAAGACATGATATTGAACGGCAATACGCACAAGCGAACCAGCAAGGTCAGAATGATGATCGCAAAACCCCAGTTGCCAACAACCGAGTGAGCCGCTTTCATCACATAAAGAAGCGGACGAGCGATAAAGCCGAAGAAACCAAAATCAATCAGGCTTGCCATCTCTGGATCCACTGCTTTCAAAGCATCGATGGATTTAGGGCCGGCATAGAAAACTTCAGAGAAAGTCATTTCAGACTTTACAGAGGCAGGTTTGTAAACCAGTTCAGCCATCGCTGTTTTTGCATTGATCTGAGCGTTCAGTTTCACTTCCGGCATGATTTCAGACTTGTCCAAAATAGCCGCGGCAAAGTACTGGGAACTAACAGAAACCAGGGAAGTTGCCGGGAAGTCTTTCACCACGTCTTCTTTAGCGCCGCTGAAATTCACCGTGTCGTGTTTACCACCGTTATGAGTGACAAAGAAATCCTGGTGCTCATAGGAAGGGAACAGGAAGGAAGTGGATGCGTGCGTGTGGATGGATTCCGGGATCAACAAAGAGAAGCCTTTTTTAAAGTCTTCAGTCGGATTAGAAACGGAAATCGTGTTGGTGAAAGAGGAAGTTTCAGTGTTGAACTTCAATTCACGCTTAATCACGGTTTCACCCACATGAGCCGTACCCACGTAGTGACCTGGAGCCTGTTCCGCCACATCAAACGTCAGGGGTTTTGAATCCCCTGCCCAGCGCATTTCAAACAGACCATCAACATTGGAAACACCCAGCTTGATGTTGTTCTTTTCTTTATCCTGGTAGTTGTTGATGGTGTAACCCTTCAAACCCATACCAAAGCTGGTCATAACAAAGGAAACTTTGTCGTTTTCGAAATGGAATTCTTTCGCCGTTGTTGGCGTTTCCATGATTTCAGATTTTGTATCGACAGTGTTTGCTGTGGCAGCAGGAGTTTCAGAAGTGGTCGCAGCGGTCGCTGAATTTTTAGCCTGTTCGGTTTGAGTC is from Bdellovibrio bacteriovorus str. Tiberius and encodes:
- a CDS encoding ParA family protein — its product is MAKTICIANQKGGVGKTTTSVNLSSALASLGKRVLLIDMDPQGNASSGLGIKRYDSQDANSYHVLIGEKTLTEATQKTSNPNLQVSTANPDLVGAEIELVDMPQREYRLKQAIATVADQYDFVIIDCPPSLGLLTLNSLNAADSFLVPLQCEYYALEGLSQLLNTAGLIKKNLNPQLHIEGIVLTMFDIRNNLSHQVVTEIKNHFGEKVFNAIIPRNVRLSEAPSHGQSIFEYDSKSIGAVRYLELAREVIVRSEVKVTPEMAPQTEQMA
- the rsmG gene encoding 16S rRNA (guanine(527)-N(7))-methyltransferase RsmG, coding for MKDNQEQAAPIVYWRIDEWFPDLSPDLRTRLKTYHEELLKFNRTLNLISAKTVFVADALHFADSILASQAIMKSNPNLDRIYDLGSGNGFPGLVFALLYPKVQVVLVEFDQKKCEFLTHVAGVLKLANVTVENKTIESFPDGSMNYVMARGLANISKSIMITRKVVPKGGVFYHLKSEEWGIEVGDIPTQLCSVWTPSLVGEYKLPIGAIKFSVVKTDKIA
- the mnmG gene encoding tRNA uridine-5-carboxymethylaminomethyl(34) synthesis enzyme MnmG, with product MANKKYDVIVVGAGHAGIEACLSSARLGLNTLMVTTNTDRIGYMSCNPSIGGLAKGHMVREIDVLGGQMGVAADETCIQYKRLNASKGPAVRGTRVQNDKHLYSQFQKDALYNQPNLEVLQSEVKRLILEKDLCVGVVLQDGSEIFAKATIITTGTFMNGVMHIGLRQEAGGRVGDHPSIGLSDQLAQFGFEVKRLKTGTPARLLKDSIDWSKTVPQAGDEKVYPFSFRSSDKLKLPQVLCYLTRTTEETHDIIRGNLDKSPMYCGIIEGVGPRYCPSIEDKITRFAERTSHQTFLEPEGLSTDLIYLQGISTSLPEEVQDRFLKTIPGLENVKVARYGYAVEYDYIEPTQIWHRLETRTIRQLFLAGQINGTSGYEEAAAQGLIAGINAAHSILGREEFILGRDQAYMGVMIDDLVTKGTREPYRMFTSRAEHRLVLREDNTIDRLSDLGRKLGLVSAESFELLTNLRERRQVLHDRLKNTVLYPTKDIQAILATIPTPAMSKSLTFEELLRRPELTSSHLELLNFELDPDPNVVEPVEIEVKYSGYVKRQMDLIVQSKRLEEMLLPDDLAYGEIRGLSNEEKDKLLRVKPRTLGQAQRISGVNPSAIQAIMIHLKGHKKIKEMGLEGQSGTGSTDSILAH
- the mnmE gene encoding tRNA uridine-5-carboxymethylaminomethyl(34) synthesis GTPase MnmE; translation: MIRQDRDKDTICAISTPHGVGGISVIRISGPQTLNIVSKICQFLPAHPESHKVYFGNLKNSQSGDEIDEVLATYFKEGRSFTGEEVIEISCHGSPLICQTILNQLINLGARPADRGEFTFRAFMNGKLDLVQAESVLSLIESQSQQAAKLALRQLKGTLSQKLEEIEDDMTWILAHAEASIDFSTEGIEVIEENIIQVRLKKIEAGLKELVATFKVGRLLKDGFRIVLTGLPNVGKSSLLNLFLEDERAIVTDIPGTTRDVIHGDTTFEGVKFTFVDTAGLRDEATDLVERIGIQKSYEAQNESDVVFFVYDIEKGLGAEELQILESLDPAKTYILANKTDKIGGSKPLETVEKTIKNSKFFQKLTDPAAFFTRRVFFVSALDKKVRSEVLKDLVKEFADLQVENTVLISNARHFENLSRALENTQRSQSVVAQGLGAEFLALEFKEALIAIHETLGKRFDDQIMDRVFKEFCIGK
- a CDS encoding Jag family protein, with product MGFFSKLFGGKSKGANNEVEALVEKTLEGIIEKAQFELSFEIVTEKEEDGSVTLAVQFSGADEEILKDKKGQMLDAFQLFLKRVIQHNFPDDKTNITVDCGGYRDESANALIERAENLKAICIEQGKSVYYRALPPKDRKVVHQYLAKDPRVKSRSLGDGLYKKIKIYPAKGGNPNAAGNEEVAHD
- the yidC gene encoding membrane protein insertase YidC; amino-acid sequence: MQQKNNTPSFFDPKTLIAVAAVAIVYYGWNTYLGKKYPDYNKPKTQTEQAKNSATAATTSETPAATANTVDTKSEIMETPTTAKEFHFENDKVSFVMTSFGMGLKGYTINNYQDKEKNNIKLGVSNVDGLFEMRWAGDSKPLTFDVAEQAPGHYVGTAHVGETVIKRELKFNTETSSFTNTISVSNPTEDFKKGFSLLIPESIHTHASTSFLFPSYEHQDFFVTHNGGKHDTVNFSGAKEDVVKDFPATSLVSVSSQYFAAAILDKSEIMPEVKLNAQINAKTAMAELVYKPASVKSEMTFSEVFYAGPKSIDALKAVDPEMASLIDFGFFGFIARPLLYVMKAAHSVVGNWGFAIIILTLLVRLCVLPFNIMSFKSMKAMQKVQPIIQNLREKYKEDPMRLNQEMMAVMKQNGANPLGGCLPMLLQIPVFFALYRVIGSSIELYNSPFIFWITDLSSHDKFYVLPVSMAVFMFIQQKITPSTMDPTQAKIMAFLPVVFSLFMLQLPAGLTLYMVVSTLFGIIQQWLIMREPKTKAVTA